The genomic interval TTTTAATACGCCATTTTTGAATGTCTTCTGGTTTAACTCACCCACTCCGGATTTTCATCAACAGCTGAATATCGGCTTTTGGGTGATATACGCCCTGATCTTCGTCGCGCTGGCATTGCAGGCCTCTGGCGCGAGAATGAGTCGCCAGACGCGCTTTTTACGCGAAGGCGTGGAAGATCAGTTGATTCTGGAGCAGGCCAAAGGCCCGGAAGGAATGAGTCGGGAGCAGATTGAATCCCGCATTGTTGTGCCGCGTCACACCATTTTCCTGCAAATTTTCCCGCTCTATATCCTTCCCGTAATCATCATTGTGGCGGGATATTTCTTCTTCTCGCTGCTCGGTTTTCTGTAAGCGATAAGGGTGGCGGCAAGGCCACCCGTTCGCGTCTCAGGCGGCAAGCATGCGCTCGAGTGCCCTCTGCGCGTTAACCAGGTGTTCTCCGCCAAAAAGAATGGCTCTGTTCAACAGCGTATAAAGCTGATACACCGGCTGGCGGTCAAGGAAACCGGGCGGCAGGGGGGAAACAGACTGGTATCCGTCGTATATTTGCGGCGGCTGCTCAGGATGAAGCGGCAGCATGGCAAGATCGCACTCTCTGTCACCCCAGTAGCAGGCCGGGTCGAAGATGTAGGGGCCATTTGGACCCAGGGCACAGTTATTGGACCACAAATCGCCGTGAAGCAAAGACGCCTGAGGCTGGTGGGATGCCAGACGCTGTTGAACGTGCTCGACGATGGCGTCAATATTGCCAAATTCCAGCCCTTTCTCGGCGGCCAGCTCAAGCTGCCAGCCAATGCGCTGCTCGGCAAAAAATGTCGACCAGCGACGCTGCCAGGCATTAGGCTGTGGCGTGGTGGAGAGATCGTTGTCAAAATCGAGACCAAACTGCGGCTGGTCGCTCCATTGATGCAGGCGCGCTAGCTGTTGGCCAAGGATGAACGCATTATGGGCATCCAGCGGACGGGCAGGGAGATACTCCATCACCAGGAAACTGTAGTCGCGGTCGCTTCCCACGGCCAGAACCTGCGGGACCGTGACCGTGTTACTGCGGGACAACAGCTCCAGCTGGTCGGCTTCGGCGGTAAATATTGGAAGCAGCTCTCGCTCATCGCATTTAACGAAAAGATCGCGCCCTGCGTAGCGTAAATGCCACGCGGCATGGATCTCACCGCCTGGCAGTTCGTTACGCAGTTCAATTTCACCTTCACCCAGCTGCTCACGTAAAAGATGACTGATAGCCTGCCACATGTTGTCTCTCCCATGTTGTCTGCCAGATCATAAAGTTAGCGCATAACTGCGGTAAAAAAATACGAACTAACGCACACCTGAGCGGTTTAAATCCATGCAGCGCACTTATTGTTCTTTTTTCCGCCAGCTTTCCCAGGTATCCACGTCAATCTCTGCAGGCTTGTCGGTCACGCTCTCCACCAGACTGGCGGCAAGCGCATGAACCTCTTCCTGGCTCAGGGCACCGATCAGACCAAATGCCAGGGTGCCTAAATCATGAATATTGCCCTCATCATCCGCCAGCGTGAGGAGAAAATTAGCCCGCGTGAACGCGTTGTTGAGCTCATTCAGCTCGGTCAGCGATGCTTCATGAAGGTTGATGGTCACGACGTAGCGTGTGATATCACCACTGCTCATAATTCACCTCATTGTTATCATAGAAGTTTTCTTAGCATAGTCGATAGTTTGCGTTTGGCGACTCAGAGACGACATTCCCCTCCGTAAAGACGAAGGGGAACGGGCGTTAATCTCGCGACAGGTAATCGACGATTTTTTGCGTATCGGAAAGCGAACAGAGACGCGTGCCCTGGTTGATGGTTGCGGCGCTACCTGCTGCTACGCCGTAGCGTGTCATTTCCAGCAGAGACGCGCCCTGCGCCAGTTTTAGCGTCATCGCACCCACCATGCTATCGCCAGCGCCAACCGTGCTCTGACTCTTCATCGGCGGTGGGACAACCTGAACGCACGACGCTTCATCGACTGCCAGCGCTCCCTGAGGGCCAAGGGAGACGACCACGCGTCGCGCTTTGCCGCTGCGTACCAGCTCCTGCGCGGCGGTGCGAACATCATCGGGCTGCGTCAGTTCACGGTTGACCAGCGCGCTTAACTCTTTCTGGTTGGGTTTCACCAGCTCAAGATTACCTGGCACCAGAGCCGCCTGCAGGGCCTCGCCGCTGCTGTCGACAATGCAGTGGATACCGCGTTGCTGTACCGCCTGAATCAGCGCCGTTAATTTTTCCGTGCTTACGCCGGGCGGCAGACTGCCGCTGACCACCAGCAGCGCGCCGCTTTCTATCGTCAGCACTTTCTCTTCAAGCTGACGAAACTCGTCATCGCTGAGTTTCGCGCCCGGCATGACAAAACGGTACTGCTCGCCACTGGATCCCACGTGGACATGCAGGTTTTGCCGCGTCCAGTCTTTGGCCTCGACGGTCTCTACGGCCACCTGTTCCTCGGCCAGCAGAGAGACCAGGTGTTCACCGGTGGCACCACCTGCGGGGAAAATTGCCGTGGCTTTGCCGCCGAGATGATTAATTGCGCGCGCCACGTTGATCCCGCCGCCGCCGGGCTCAAAGACCGGAGCGCTACAGCGCAATTTACCTTCCGGGTAAATCTGCGGCGTCTGGGTGGCTGAATCAAGGGAAGGGGAGAGCGTCAGGGTGTAGATAGAAACCATCATTACCTCCTTTTAGCATGGGCTCTTATTAGTCTGGCACCATTTTTCAGGAAGGCAATCTAAATAACAGTATGATTTTAAATATGAATACTAACGAAAAGTGAGGCGGGAGATATATAAAATAAAACGCTCTTTGAGATCGTTCTTATTCAAAAAATGAAATAAGAAAACATTGCTATGTTATTTGCGGCTTTTTATAATTTGTTACCTTTCTCTGGACGCCTTGTCATTGATCCTCAAGAAAGATTCCGGGACCGTGTGGTCTCTTTTTTTGTTGTACGGACTCCTTAATAAAATGAAGCTTTTAAAGACAGTGCCCGCTGCACTGATGCTGGCGGGTGGCGTGTTTGCGGCTATGAACGCGACCGCCGATGATACCGTTTTTACTGTCATGGACGATCCCTCCACCGCGAAAAAACCGTTTGAAGGTAACCTGAACGCTGGGTACCTGGCACAATCCGGTAACACCAAAAGCTCTTCTCTGACGGCGGACAGTACGCTCACCTGGTACGGTAACACCACCGCCTGGTCTCTGTGGGGTAATGCCAGCAACACTTCCGCTAATGACGAACGTTCTTCCGAGAAATATGCGGTAGGCGGACGTAGCCGTTACAACATGACCGACTATGACTACCTGTTTGGTCAGGCAAGCTGGTTAACCGACCGTTACAACGGTTATCGTGAGCGTGATGTGTTCACCGCCGGTTATGGTCGCCAGTTCCTGAATGGTCCGGTACATAGTCTTCGTTTTGAATTCGGTCCAGGGGTGCGTTATGACGAGTACACCAATGGAGATACCAAAACTCAACCGCTCGGTTACGCTTCCGGTACCTATGCCTGGCAGATGACTGACAATACAAAATTTACGCAGGGTGTTTCTGTATTTGGTGCCGACGATACCACGCTGAACTCTGAGACGGCGCTGAACGTGGCTATCAACGAACACTTTGGTCTGAAAGTCGCCTACAACGTGACCTGGAACTCTTCACCACCAGAATCTGCGCCGGATCACACCGACCGCAGAACCACGGTTTCACTGGGTTATAGAATGTAATGAAGACGGGCCGATGCTAATGTCGGCCCGTTTATTAAATCTGGTCTTTTGACGTCCCTTCTGATGACCTGTATTCGCCCCCTAGCCCCAAATCATTGCCGCCCAACGGAGCAGCAGCATTGCACCGCAGATGGCAATTAGCACTAGCACCATTTTCCAGTGTTTTACGGCAAATCGTTTTGTTGGCATAACCTAATCCTTGTTCGTTGATACCCACAGTCTACCAAACAGGGCCGAAATATGCCCCTTCTCGGGATCGATTGGGTTATGCCAGCGCAGGATTCGGCTCAGAACCAGTGGAATCGTTCGGCGAGAATCAACAATAAACCTGTGGCGGAAAGGATGTTCAATATCACAACCGTTCTACTGGATACGTTCATGGTATGCACCTTTGGGTTTAAAGACCTGTTCAAGAGTAGCCCAGCATCTTTGAAATGCGAGCGCAGTGGAGAAGCAACCTGCAAATTCGTGCGAAAGCGCCAGCCCATCAATCTGGCCGCAGAGGGTGCAATCTCCTTGCCGTTAGTGTTAACATTACGTCGCTTGCCGTAAATCCACATTAATCTGAATTCGGCTGGTGAATGATGACGAACCAATTTGACGATTGTTGGTCAGATGGTTTCGTAATCTATTGTCAAATCACGATTATTTTCTTTGTATATGCTCTTATGTGTGGGGCATCACTGCAAATAAGGATATAAAATGCCTGTAATTACTCTTCCTGATGGCAGCCAACGCCATTTCGACCGTGCTGTTAGCCCAATGGATGTTGCCCTGGACATTGGTCCTGGTCTCGCGAAAGCGACTATTGCTGGCCGCGTTAACGGTGAGCTGGTGGATGCCTCCGATCTGATCGAAAACGATGCGACGCTAGCCATCATCACCGCGAAAGACGAAGAAGGTCTGGAGATCATTCGTCACTCCTGCGCGCACCTGTTAGGCCATGCCATCAAACAGCTGTGGCCAAACACCAAAATGGCGATCGGTCCGGTTATCGACAATGGTTTCTACTATGACGTTGACCTTGACCACACCCTGACTCAGGAAGATATCGACGCGCTCGAAAAACGCATGCACGAGCTCGCCGAAACGAACTATGACGTCATCAAGAAGAAAGTCAGCTGGCACGAAGCGCGTGAAACCTTCGTGAAGCGCGGCGAGAGCTACAAGGTCTCTATTCTTGACGAAAACATTTCGCATGATGACAAGCCTGGCTTGTACCATCACGAAGAATACGTCGACATGTGCCGTGGACCGCACGTGCCGAACATGCGCTTCTGTCATCACTTTAAGCTGATGAAGATCGCGGGCGCCTACTGGCGTGGCGACAGCAACAACAAGATGTTGCAGCGTATCTATGGTACCGCGTGGGCCGATAAAAAAGCCCTGAATGCATACCTGCTGCGCCTGGAAGAGGCGGCGAAGCGTGACCACCGTAAAATTGGCAAGCAGCTTGACCTGTACCACATGCAGGAAGAAGCGCCGGGTATGGTGTTCTGGCATAACGACGGCTGGACCATCTTCCGTGAACTGGAAACTTTCGTACGCTCCAAGCTGAAAGAGTATCAGTATCAGGAAGTAAAAGGCCCGTTCATGATGGACCGTGTGCTGTGGGAAAAAACCGGCCACTGGGACAACTATAAAGATGCGATGTTTACCACCTCGTCTGAGAACCGTGAATACTGCATTAAGCCAATGAACTGCCCGGGCCACGTTCAGATCTTCAACCAGGGTCTGAAATCCTACCGCGACCTGCCGCTGCGTATGGCGGAGTTCGGTAGCTGCCACCGTAACGAGCCATCAGGTGCGCTGCACGGTCTGATGCGTGTTCGTGGTTTTACTCAGGATGATGCACATATCTTCTGTACTGAAGATCAGGTCCGTGACGAAGTTAACGCCTGTATTCGTATGGTCTACGATATGTACAGCACCTTTGGCTTCGAGAAGATCGTGGTCAAACTCTCAACGCGACCGGAAAAACGTATTGGTAGCGATGAGACCTGGGATCGCGCAGAAGCGGATCTCGCCGTGGCGCTGGAAGAGAACGGCATTCCGTTCGAGTACCAGCTGGGCGAGGGCGCATTCTACGGTCCGAAAATTGAATTTACCCTGTATGACTGCCTCGATCGCGCATGGCAGTGCGGTACTGTACAGCTGGACTTCTCCCTGCCGCAGCGTTTAAGCGCCTCTTATGTTGGCGAAGACAACGAGCGTCAGGTACCGGTAATGATTCACCGTGCAATCCTCGGTTCTCTGGAGCGCTTCATCGGCATCCTGACCGAAGAGTTCGCTGGCTTCTTCCCAACCTGGCTTGCGCCGGTGCAGGTCGTGGTGATGAACATTACCGATTCTCAGGCGGATTACGTTAAAGAATTGACGCAGAAACTGCAAAATGCGGGCATTCGCGTAAAAGCAGACTTGAGAAATGAGAAGATTGGCTTTAAAATCCGCGAGCACACTTTACGTCGTGTCCCGTATATGTTGGTCTGTGGTGATAAAGAGGTGGAAGCAGGCAAAGTTGCCGTTCGCACCCGCCGTGGTAAAGACCTGGGCAGCCTGGACGTAAGTGAAGTGATTGAGAAGCTGCAACAAGAGATTCGCAGCCGCAGTCTTCAACAACTGGAGGAATAAGGTATTAAAGGCGGAAAACGAGTTCAAACGGCACGTCCGAATCGTATCAATGGCGAGATTCGCGCCCAGGAAGTTCGCTTAACAGATCTTGAAGGTGAACCACTGGGGATTGTGAGTCTGAGAGAAGCGATCGAAAAAGCTGAAGAAGCTGGAGTAGATTTAGTTGAAATCAGCCCTAACGCCGAACCGCCAGTTTGTCGTATCATGGACTACGGCAAGTTCCTTTATGAAAAGAGTAAGTCTTCTAAGGAACAGAAGAAGAAGCAAAAAGTTATCCAGGTTAAGGAAATCAAATTCCGTCCTGGTACCGACGATGGCGATTATCAGGTAAAACTCCGCAGCCTGATTCGCTTTCTGGAAGATGGCGATAAGGCCAAGATCACACTGCGTTTCCGCGGTCGTGAGATGGCCCACCAACAGATTGGTATGGAAGTGCTTAACCGCGTCCGTGACGATCTGAGTGAACTGGCAGTAGTCGAATCCTTCCCTACGAAGATCGAAGGCCGCCAGATGATCATGGTGCTCGCTCCTAAGAAGAAACAGTAAGGCCTTCAAGCAGCAAAACCTGTGGAGCCTTCGGGTTTCATAGGTTTTGTTCGCCTATGTTTCGTTTATTTAACAATGCGAAGTGGAAGTTATTAAGATGCCAAAAATTAAGACCGTACGCGGTGCTGCTAAGCGCTTCAAAAAAACCGGTGGTGGTGGATTTAAGCGTAAGCACGCAAACCTGCGTCATATTCTGACCAAAAAATCTACTAAGCGTAAACGTCACCTGCGTCCAAAAGGCCTTGTTTCTAAAGGCGATCTGGGTCTGGTTATCGCGTGCCTGCCGTACGCATAAGCCGTTAACGTTTAATTTTTTTACTAAGAATATAGATACAGGAGAGCACATATGGCTCGCGTAAAACGTGGTGTAATTGCACGTGCACGTCACAAGAAAATTTTGAAACAAGCTAAAGGCTACTATGGTGCGCGTTCACGCGTTTACCGCGTTGCCTTCCAGGCTGTTATCAAAGCAGGTCAGTACGCTTACCGTGACCGTCGTCAGCGTAAGCGTCAGTTCCGTCAACTGTGGATTGCGCGTATCAACGCAGCAGCACGTCAGAACGGTATTTCTTACAGCAAATTCATCAACGGCCTGAAAAAAGCCTCTGTTGAAATCGACCGTAAGATCCTGGCTGACATCGCAGTATTCGACAAAGTAGCTTTCACCGCTCTGGTCGAAAAAGCGAAAGCAGCACTGGCATAAGCCAGTTGAGAGAGGGGGCCTGGCTCCCTCTTTTCATTTAACACCATCAGAAGATTGACATTTATCCGTCCAGGCTTTTCAATAAGGTCTTAACGGTTTCTACCAGACAAGGTAACGCAAGCATGAATGCTGCTATTTTCCGCTTCTTCTTTTACTTTAGCACCTGATTTCAGGAGGCTAGCGCGTGAAAGATGAAACGAAAAACAGCGCCAGATAAGCCTCCCGATGGAGGCTTTTTTTGTGCCTGAATTTGAGAGAATAACTCCACCAAATCGGTGTCTGCACCGACATAATGAGGAAAATCATGTCACATCTCGCAGAGCTGGTTGCCAGTGCAACAGCCGCCATTAATCAGGCCTCAGATGTTGCCGCGTTAGACAATGTCCGCGTCGAATATCTTGGGAAGAAAGGGCACTTGACCCTTCAAATGACAACCCTGCGTGAGCTGCCGCCAGAAGATCGCCCGGCAGCGGGGGCGGTGATTAACGAAGCCAAAGAGCAGGTACAGCAGGCGCTAAACGCGCGCAAAGCCGAGCTGGAAAGCGCGGTGCTGAATGCGCGTCTGGCCGCAGAGACGATTGACGTTTCTCTGCCGGGTCGCCGTATCGAAAACGGCGGTCTGCACCCGGTTACCCGCACCATCGATCGCATTGAAAGTTTCTTCGGTGAGCTCGGCTTTACCGTGGCGACTGGCCCGGAAATCGAAGATGATTACCATAACTTCGACGCCCTGAACATTCCTGGCCATCATCCGGCACGCGCTGACCACGACACTTTTTGGTTCGACGCTACGCGTCTGCTGCGTACTCAGACCTCCGGCGTTCAGATCCGTACCATGAAGGATCAGGAGCCGCCAATCCGTATTATCGCGCCGGGCCGCGTCTATCGTAACGACTACGATCAGACCCACACCCCAATGTTCCATCAGATGGAAGGTCTGATTGTTGATAAAAACATCAGCTTCACCAACCTGAAGGGCACGCTGCATGATTTCCTGAACAACTTTTTTGAGGAAGATCTGCAGGTTCGTTTCCGTCCGTCCTACTTCCCGTTCACCGAACCGTCTGCGGAAGTTGACGTGATGGGTAAAAACGGCAAATGGCTGGAAGTACTGGGCTGCGGCATGGTGCACCCAAACGTGCTGCGCAACGTGGGTATCGATCCGGAAGTTTACTCCGGCTTTGCCTTCGGCATGGGCATGGAGCGTTTGACCATGCTGCGCTACGGCGTGACCGACTTACGTGCATTCTTCGAAAACGATCTGCGTTTCCTCAAACAGTTTAAATAAGGGCAGGACAGAACAATGAAATTCAGTGAACTGTGGTTACGCGAGTGGGTGAACACCACGCTGGACAGCGACGCGCTTTCTAACCAGATCACCATGGCGGGTCTGGAAGTCGACGGCGTTGAGCCGGTTTCCGGTGCATTCAACGGCGTGGTCGTCGGCGAAGTGGTCGAGTGCGGTCAGCACCCTAACGCTGACAAACTGCGCGTAACAAAAGTAAACGTGGGCGGTGAACGTCTGCTGGATATCGTCTGCGGTGCGCCAAACTGCCGTCAGGGCCTGAAGGTAGCCGTGGCGACCGTCGGTGCAGTGCTGCCGGGTGATTTCAAAATTAAAGCGGCTAAGCTGCGCGGTGAGCCGTCTGAGGGCATGCTGTGCTCCTTCTCCGAGCTGGGTATTTCCGACGATCACAACGGCATCATTGAGCTGCCGCTGGATGCGCCAATCGGCACCGATATCCGTGAATACCTGAAGCTTGATGACAACACCATCGAAATCAGCGTCACGCCAAACCGTGCAGACTGCTTAGGTATCATCGGCGTGGCGCGCGACGTGGCCGTGCTGAACCAGACCGAACTGAACGCGCCGGACATTGCGCCGGTTGAAGCGACCATCAGTGACGTGCTGCCTATTCAGGTTGACGCTGCGGATGCTTGCCCGCGCTACCTCGGTCGCGTGGTAAAAGGCATCAACGTTAAAGCGCCAACCCCGCTGTGGATGAAGGAGAAGCTGCGTCGCTGCGGTATCCGCTCTATCGACGCCGTGGTTGACGTGACCAACTACGTTCTGCTGGAGCTGGGCCAGCCAATGCACGCGTTCGATAAAGATCGTATCGACGGCGGCATCGTTGTGCGCATGGCGAAAGAGGGCGAAACCCTGGTTCTGCTGGACGGCAGCGAAGCGAAACTGAACGCCGACACCCTGGTGATTGCCGATCGCAGCAAAGCGCTGGCAATGGGCGGTATCTTCGGGGGCGAGCATTCGGGCGTCAACGATGAGACGCAAAACGTCCTGCTGGAATGCGCGTTCTTCAGTCCGCTCTCCATCACCGGTCGCGCACGCCGTCACGGCCTGCATACCGATGCCTCCCACCGCTACGAGCGCGGCGTTGACCCGGCGCTGCAGTACAAAGCGATGGAACGTGCGACCCGCCTGCTGATCGACATCTGCGGCGGTGATGCGGGCCCGGTTATCGATGTCACCAACGAAGCGACCCTGCCGAAGCGCGCAACTATCACCCTGCGCCGCAGCAAGCTGGATCGCCTGATTGGTCACCACGTTGCCGATGCTCAGGTGACCGACATCCTGAAACGTCTGGGCTGTGAAGTGACCGAAGGCCAGGACGAGTGGAAAGCCGTTGCGCCATCATGGCGTTTCGACATGGAAATTGAAGAAGATCTGGTGGAAGAAGTGGCCCGCGTTTACGGCTACAACAACATCCCTGACGAGCCTGTCCAGGCCGGTCTGGTGATGGGCACCCACCGTGAAGCCGACCTGTCCCTGAAGCGTGTGAAAACCATGCTGAACGACAAAGGCTATCAGGAAGTGATCACCTACAGCTTTGTTGATCCAAAGCTACAGCAGCTGATCCACCCGGGCCAGGAGGCGCTGATCCTGCCAAGCCCAATCTCCAGCGAAATGTCCGCGATGCGTCTGTCCCTGTGGACGGGCCTGCTGGGAACTATCGTTTATAACCAGAATCGCCAGCAAAACCGCGTGCGAATTTTCGAAAGCGGTTTGCGCTTTGTACCGGATAATCAGGCAAATTTAGGCATCCGTCAGGATCTCATGCTGGCTGGCGCCATCAGCGGCAACCGCTATGAAGAGCACTGGGACCTGGCAAAAGGCACGGTTGATTTCTACGATATGAAGGGCGATCTGGAAGCGATTCTGGATCTGACCGGTAAATTATCT from Enterobacter sp. JBIWA008 carries:
- a CDS encoding YniB family protein, with amino-acid sequence MTYQQAGRIAILKRIAGWVIFIPAVISTLISVLKFMYDHSEKQPGINAVMLDFAHVMIEMMRFNTPFLNVFWFNSPTPDFHQQLNIGFWVIYALIFVALALQASGARMSRQTRFLREGVEDQLILEQAKGPEGMSREQIESRIVVPRHTIFLQIFPLYILPVIIIVAGYFFFSLLGFL
- a CDS encoding fructosamine kinase family protein; the encoded protein is MWQAISHLLREQLGEGEIELRNELPGGEIHAAWHLRYAGRDLFVKCDERELLPIFTAEADQLELLSRSNTVTVPQVLAVGSDRDYSFLVMEYLPARPLDAHNAFILGQQLARLHQWSDQPQFGLDFDNDLSTTPQPNAWQRRWSTFFAEQRIGWQLELAAEKGLEFGNIDAIVEHVQQRLASHQPQASLLHGDLWSNNCALGPNGPYIFDPACYWGDRECDLAMLPLHPEQPPQIYDGYQSVSPLPPGFLDRQPVYQLYTLLNRAILFGGEHLVNAQRALERMLAA
- the ghoS gene encoding type V toxin-antitoxin system endoribonuclease antitoxin GhoS, which codes for MSSGDITRYVVTINLHEASLTELNELNNAFTRANFLLTLADDEGNIHDLGTLAFGLIGALSQEEVHALAASLVESVTDKPAEIDVDTWESWRKKEQ
- the pfkB gene encoding 6-phosphofructokinase II, whose amino-acid sequence is MVSIYTLTLSPSLDSATQTPQIYPEGKLRCSAPVFEPGGGGINVARAINHLGGKATAIFPAGGATGEHLVSLLAEEQVAVETVEAKDWTRQNLHVHVGSSGEQYRFVMPGAKLSDDEFRQLEEKVLTIESGALLVVSGSLPPGVSTEKLTALIQAVQQRGIHCIVDSSGEALQAALVPGNLELVKPNQKELSALVNRELTQPDDVRTAAQELVRSGKARRVVVSLGPQGALAVDEASCVQVVPPPMKSQSTVGAGDSMVGAMTLKLAQGASLLEMTRYGVAAGSAATINQGTRLCSLSDTQKIVDYLSRD
- a CDS encoding YdiY family protein, whose amino-acid sequence is MKLLKTVPAALMLAGGVFAAMNATADDTVFTVMDDPSTAKKPFEGNLNAGYLAQSGNTKSSSLTADSTLTWYGNTTAWSLWGNASNTSANDERSSEKYAVGGRSRYNMTDYDYLFGQASWLTDRYNGYRERDVFTAGYGRQFLNGPVHSLRFEFGPGVRYDEYTNGDTKTQPLGYASGTYAWQMTDNTKFTQGVSVFGADDTTLNSETALNVAINEHFGLKVAYNVTWNSSPPESAPDHTDRRTTVSLGYRM
- the yniD gene encoding small membrane protein YniD, which codes for MPTKRFAVKHWKMVLVLIAICGAMLLLRWAAMIWG
- the yncL gene encoding stress response membrane protein YncL, which gives rise to MWIYGKRRNVNTNGKEIAPSAARLMGWRFRTNLQVASPLRSHFKDAGLLLNRSLNPKVHTMNVSSRTVVILNILSATGLLLILAERFHWF
- the thrS gene encoding threonine--tRNA ligase, which gives rise to MPVITLPDGSQRHFDRAVSPMDVALDIGPGLAKATIAGRVNGELVDASDLIENDATLAIITAKDEEGLEIIRHSCAHLLGHAIKQLWPNTKMAIGPVIDNGFYYDVDLDHTLTQEDIDALEKRMHELAETNYDVIKKKVSWHEARETFVKRGESYKVSILDENISHDDKPGLYHHEEYVDMCRGPHVPNMRFCHHFKLMKIAGAYWRGDSNNKMLQRIYGTAWADKKALNAYLLRLEEAAKRDHRKIGKQLDLYHMQEEAPGMVFWHNDGWTIFRELETFVRSKLKEYQYQEVKGPFMMDRVLWEKTGHWDNYKDAMFTTSSENREYCIKPMNCPGHVQIFNQGLKSYRDLPLRMAEFGSCHRNEPSGALHGLMRVRGFTQDDAHIFCTEDQVRDEVNACIRMVYDMYSTFGFEKIVVKLSTRPEKRIGSDETWDRAEADLAVALEENGIPFEYQLGEGAFYGPKIEFTLYDCLDRAWQCGTVQLDFSLPQRLSASYVGEDNERQVPVMIHRAILGSLERFIGILTEEFAGFFPTWLAPVQVVVMNITDSQADYVKELTQKLQNAGIRVKADLRNEKIGFKIREHTLRRVPYMLVCGDKEVEAGKVAVRTRRGKDLGSLDVSEVIEKLQQEIRSRSLQQLEE
- the infC gene encoding translation initiation factor IF-3, with translation MKGGKRVQTARPNRINGEIRAQEVRLTDLEGEPLGIVSLREAIEKAEEAGVDLVEISPNAEPPVCRIMDYGKFLYEKSKSSKEQKKKQKVIQVKEIKFRPGTDDGDYQVKLRSLIRFLEDGDKAKITLRFRGREMAHQQIGMEVLNRVRDDLSELAVVESFPTKIEGRQMIMVLAPKKKQ
- the rpmI gene encoding 50S ribosomal protein L35, whose protein sequence is MPKIKTVRGAAKRFKKTGGGGFKRKHANLRHILTKKSTKRKRHLRPKGLVSKGDLGLVIACLPYA
- the rplT gene encoding 50S ribosomal protein L20; this translates as MARVKRGVIARARHKKILKQAKGYYGARSRVYRVAFQAVIKAGQYAYRDRRQRKRQFRQLWIARINAAARQNGISYSKFINGLKKASVEIDRKILADIAVFDKVAFTALVEKAKAALA
- the pheM gene encoding pheST operon leader peptide PheM, with the translated sequence MNAAIFRFFFYFST
- the pheS gene encoding phenylalanine--tRNA ligase subunit alpha; protein product: MSHLAELVASATAAINQASDVAALDNVRVEYLGKKGHLTLQMTTLRELPPEDRPAAGAVINEAKEQVQQALNARKAELESAVLNARLAAETIDVSLPGRRIENGGLHPVTRTIDRIESFFGELGFTVATGPEIEDDYHNFDALNIPGHHPARADHDTFWFDATRLLRTQTSGVQIRTMKDQEPPIRIIAPGRVYRNDYDQTHTPMFHQMEGLIVDKNISFTNLKGTLHDFLNNFFEEDLQVRFRPSYFPFTEPSAEVDVMGKNGKWLEVLGCGMVHPNVLRNVGIDPEVYSGFAFGMGMERLTMLRYGVTDLRAFFENDLRFLKQFK
- the pheT gene encoding phenylalanine--tRNA ligase subunit beta; amino-acid sequence: MKFSELWLREWVNTTLDSDALSNQITMAGLEVDGVEPVSGAFNGVVVGEVVECGQHPNADKLRVTKVNVGGERLLDIVCGAPNCRQGLKVAVATVGAVLPGDFKIKAAKLRGEPSEGMLCSFSELGISDDHNGIIELPLDAPIGTDIREYLKLDDNTIEISVTPNRADCLGIIGVARDVAVLNQTELNAPDIAPVEATISDVLPIQVDAADACPRYLGRVVKGINVKAPTPLWMKEKLRRCGIRSIDAVVDVTNYVLLELGQPMHAFDKDRIDGGIVVRMAKEGETLVLLDGSEAKLNADTLVIADRSKALAMGGIFGGEHSGVNDETQNVLLECAFFSPLSITGRARRHGLHTDASHRYERGVDPALQYKAMERATRLLIDICGGDAGPVIDVTNEATLPKRATITLRRSKLDRLIGHHVADAQVTDILKRLGCEVTEGQDEWKAVAPSWRFDMEIEEDLVEEVARVYGYNNIPDEPVQAGLVMGTHREADLSLKRVKTMLNDKGYQEVITYSFVDPKLQQLIHPGQEALILPSPISSEMSAMRLSLWTGLLGTIVYNQNRQQNRVRIFESGLRFVPDNQANLGIRQDLMLAGAISGNRYEEHWDLAKGTVDFYDMKGDLEAILDLTGKLSEIEFRAEAIPALHPGQSAAIYLDGKRVGFIGVVHPELERKLDLNGRTIVFELEWNPVADRVIPQAQDVSRFPANRRDIAVVVAENVPAADILAECKKVGVNQVVGVNLFDVYRGKGVAEGFKSLAISLILQDTSRTLEEEEIAATVAKCVEALKERFQASLRD